AAGGTCGTTTTCCATAGAGATTGAATGAATAACTTGTATTTAAAACcaactcttaattaattattcaaaacaaagtttggaaaatgttgattttgtgattaaaatattaaaaacgaatttaaaataaaaacagttaaataaatcaacaaagtaaagaaaacaaaagtaaacGGTTTTGAAAATCAATTTGTAAAGGCCTAGGGTTCCGTCATCACCCTAACAATCCTATTAAccttaccaattacttatgaattacacatgcaacttTAAAGgtaggttttcctaatgcatattctcCTCGTGATATTAAGCAAGagcgtatatctaacatgcaactcgTCTGTGATATTcatatcaaatatgaacatgcaagactcattgagttttgtgaaaaccctttgaaaaaccatgcaatccatAAGAGGGTGATGTTCACCTTAGGTGAAATTGCAATTATTATTAACCataagaagcaatactcaatcctcTGGTGATATTCCGACCTAATAGCATCcgattacttatctaaacatcctaatggtagctaagcattaagacaGAGAGTTTAaacacagtgattaataattcaaattatgcatgcataatatcataaacaattaaataaagattacttattcatgctaaggctcatggCCTAGCCCTAGCAAACGgaaattagttacgaacaaccataaaacaaaaggaattttattgaaatagaaaaaggatagaaaacaccttgaaagaaaaatacaaattgTCAAACCCTAGCCAACTTCTCCCAATTAGTGTGTGTGTTTCCCTCTCATGGCTAAATAGCCTTAGTTATACTAATGCAAAATAAAACTCTACCTAGAAagggtcttagaataaaactaggaaacaacaacaacaacaaagccttttcccactaagtggggtcggctatatgaatcctagaacgccattgcgctcggttttgtgtcatgtcctccgttagatccaagtactctaagtcttttcttagggtctcttccaaagttttcctaggtcttcctctaccccttcggccctgaacctctgtcccgtggtcacatcttcgaaccggagtgtcagtaggccttttttgcacatgtccaaaccaccgtaaccgattttctctcctctttccttcaatttcggctactcctactttacctcggatatcctcattcctaatcttatcctttctcgtgtgcccacacatccaacgaagcatcctcatctccactacacctacgtgttgatgcttcaccgcccaacattctatgccatacaacATTGTCGGCCTTATtgctgtcctataaaattttcccttgagcttcagtggcctacaacggtcacacaacatCAGACTTTTGACagaccaaatcaactccgatttggttCCAAAATGTCTCTTTTTAAAGCTTAAGTCGTCCCCCAACAAATTCTTAGAAGGAAttttcctcaaaatatgccatcttgaccttcaaaatacccaaaacatcCAAAAACGTCAATATGGGAAAACTGCACACTGGgtctttatttcattgccaCAGTCAAACGGCTCagtagaaaattttgaaactttgattCAATCGGCTTGAAAGACTCATGAACatctccaattggaatcactccaaaattcgtccatttgattACTTTATGCTcaagaggaagtcgaatgtgtTACATTAtaaatataattcaaagtatcaaaatctcaccaaaataatcaataaattaaTGCTAggattagtgtaaaatatatagtataaaggTGAATCATCAATCCACAACATGAATGTTAGACTGTGCAAGATGCATGATCTTTTCAGTTATATGTATTATGAAGTACATGAATTTTTTGAACGATTTTTTATACTATTGTTTCATGAGACGTATTTTTTTGTATTATGTCGTAACCTTATGATTtaatacaaacaacaacaacaacaacaacatcaacaacaacaacaaagccttttcccactaagtgaggtcggctatatgaatcctagaacgccattgtgctcggttctgtgtcatgtcctccgttagatccaagtactcttaagtcttttcttagagtttcttccaaagttttcctaggtcttcctctatcccttcggccctggacctctgtcccgttgtcgcatcttctaaccggagcgtcagtaggccttctttgcacatgtccaaaccaccgtaaccgattttctctcatctttccttcaattttggctactcctactttacctcggatatcctcattcctaatcttctcctttctcatgtgcccacacatccaacgaagcatcctcatctccattacacccattttatgtacgtgttgatgcttcaccgcccaacattccgtGTCATACAGCATCACCGGCCTTTTTGCTGTCCTATAAAATtctcccttgagctttagtggcatacggcaatcacacaacacgccagatgcactcttccacttcatccatccagcttgtattctatggttgaggtctccatctaattctccgttcttttgcaagatagatcttaggtagcgaaagtcgtcgctctttggtacttctTGATCTCCGAACCCCTAAGAACATGACATTCTTCTTTTAAAAAAGCAGCCTTTTCAGAAACCTAAGAACATGACATTCTTGTGCCCCTGTTTCAGACATTCATTCGGATACTAATACTTCAGTTACTTGAGAAAAGTTAAAAAGGGTTGTAATCGAAACAAAATAAAGTTATAAAGGGTTGTGTTTTTCATTTCTAACATGATAAATCAACATGGTTAATTTTCGATCTTTCATGCTCGCACACTATCGAACTTGGTGTATTGCACACATTAGGtttcaaaaaccaaaaatatgATATTCAGCTCATCCCTTTGTCTAGGTTTCTGGGAGTTGACATGTCTGACACCTGGCTTTATCTACACATGATAGTTGATAGTTCTGTCTATGTCCGTAAATCATAGCATAAACAGATTATGAAACTCAAGAATGAGGTGATTAAAATAATTCAACTTGCATGAAATATTGAGATTTCTTGCATCAACTGATCAAAGTTATGGAACCTTCGGATTTATCTTTGCACACAGCTTTAAATTGAAGTCATTGTTGCAGGTAGTAGAGATATACAACTTCACCCAGGACGATTTGAtgactgaagatatattcatcTTAGATTGTCACTCAGACATCTTCGTTTGGGTTGGCCAACAGGTCAAATCCAAGGATGGGATGCAGGCTTTAACTATTGGGGAGGTACGACTTTTTATAGTTCGTCTTGAAGCAATAgctgtatttttgtttttgttcacaAGCTAGTATTTATATatcaaaatgttttttttcctttcagtcTGATGTGCACTGTCCACCGTGAAATAGAAACTCTTAAATCTATATACTGAAacttctaatattgctccacaCGATTATTTACCTGAATAATTTTGTAATCTGACTGGAGATTGTAATATTAGAACAACTGTGTCAACCGTCCTTTAAGATACATGTCACTCACTTTGAAATTTTATTGACTTTCAGTAGAAACTTAATCTGAGTGTTATGTTTCTCATATTGGCTAACAATTGTCATTGTGTGAACTATCTTTAAGACTTTCTAATGTTACTATTTCTTGGCAATTTTGACTTTTGACAGAAATTTCTTGAGCATGATTTTTTAATGGAAAAATTATCTCGTGAAGCTTCAATATATATCGTCATGGAAGGAAGTGAGCCACCTTTCTTCACACGCTTCTTCATTTGGGACTCTGCAAAATCTGCTGTGAGTCCTATAATCATTATCAAGTTGTCACCACAATTTGAGATCTTTTTGAGAATCTGATTGTCCTTATGTTCTTGGTACAGATGCATGGGAACTCTTTCCAAAGGAAGCTTACTATACTAAAAAATGGGGGTACTCCAACTCTAAATGTAAGCCTTCTTTTGTAGTATTGATTGCATTAGAAGTTGATCGTGAGTAATCTTATGAGTTTGTTCACATCTATacttattttgaattttctatGGCATACCTGATCGAACTTTTGTTGAAGTTTCAATAAGTCTATTATGGGATATTGACTACAACCCCAAATTCAGTGGACGATCTCCCATATCTTGTAATGAGATATTACACGGAGAATATTATATCAATATATATTggtttttggtgttttgtttGGCTTCAGTTCTAAGTAAATATTGACTATCTCCCATGATTGTCTCACAAATTCAAAGAATGTGTAGAATTTGGGACATTAAGTTCTCCGTGTCTGTAAAGTTTTGCGGGCTTCAcatctacaacaacaacaacaacaaagccttttcccactaagtggggtcggctttTGCGGGCTTCACATCTGATCTGATAAAATCCCTTCAAAACATAGCTGTAGCACCTCTGGAACCAGAGCTACCTGAAATGCCAAATTAAGTTGACTAAGTACCATGTATCTCCTCGTATTTGCATAAGAGCCATCCCATTTGGTGGTTCTATTTAGGGTGGGTTAGGATGCTCAAATGTATATGCCAGAGTTGCTAGCCATGGTGTTTATGTGCTATAAATTTCTGTATGAAAGTTTAGTTACAATTTACTTTTTTATAGGTAAAAAGTTTTATTTAACAGGTGTAATCCAAGTGCACAGGAAGTATATAGGAAAGAAAGATTAGTATTCATAATATTAGTCAACCATCAATACTCACACGTTGTTGAGATCTGTGTGGTTAATGCAAGTGTGGCACTTCTACATTTTGACTGTACACATGCAACTTGTCGCATCTTGTTTCCAGATTAATACATATATTATTTATTGCCTGATTAATTATCTGATGCTTAACTAGAAACCAAAACGGAGAGCACCAGTATCTTATGGTGGAAGGTCTAGTGTACCAGATAAATCACAGCGTTCTAGAAGCATGTCTTTCAGCCCCGATCGAGTTCGTGTGAGGGGTAGATCTCCAGCTTTCAATGCACTGGCTGCTACTTTTGAGAATGCTAATGCCAGAAACCTTTCAACTCCACCTCCAATGGTCAGAAAGCTGTACCCCAAATCTGTGACTCCAGATTCATCAAAATTGGCTTCAAAATCATCAGCTATAGCAGCACTCACTGCTAGCTTCGAGAAAACAGGACCAGCAAGAGAATCTAATATACCAAGATCGCCGAAAGGTAAGTATCGGTTAAGCTCCCTCCTTCACACTAAAAATTGAAGCACTCAGTTCCTTAAGAGGTACTTAATTTGAAGCATTCTTTTCCATGGCTGCAGTGAGCCAAGGGCCCCCCAAACCAAAACAACAGGAAACGAATAACAAGGAGAATTCTGTGAGCGGTAAACTAGAATCCCTCACCATACACGAAGATGTGAAGGAGGGTGAAGCAGAAGATGAGAACCTCCCAGTTTACCCATATGAACGCCTTAAAACAACATCACAAGATCCTGTTACAGATATTGATGTGACGAAGCGAGAGGTAACATACTGGAATTCCATATAATGATTATGGCATCATAAGCATACGTATTCGATTCCATCCTTATATATGTGGGTTTGGCACAAGCAGATTTACTTGTCAGCAGAGGAGTTCAGGGAGCATTTCGGGATGGCAAAGGATGCTTTCCATAAGTTTCCCAAATGGAAACAGAACAAGCTTAAAATGGCCCTTCAATTGTTTTGAATATCTTCGTACTCTTCATTTTCTTCAGCTTGCTGAAGTTTATGTTGCATGCGTCGGAATGCTTGCCCACCAACTGTACATAATCTTTCCTTACGAAAACTACAGTTTGATTTTCGTTGACTTCTAACCATGGAAGCATTCTGATTAAcattttgctttctttcttcctACAGTGGGGGAACACAATTTCTCAGGAGGGAAAGGGACAGCATCCGTGCATTTTTAGCTGCTTCTGCTCCCAAGAAGCTAGTTTTCATGATTGGACAGGAACAAAcgatttttttcttctgtttttcctCTTGTCGGTGTTTTGAGTTGGTTTGAATGTCTAGGTTTGCATTTTGGCTTACTTAGTTCTTGGTTTTCTTTGTGGTGACAGGTTTGTTGTGAGCGCATTTGGTCagtcaattttcaatttattattcaaaaatcgaaaatctTTTTTTCGTTTGACCGGGGTTCGGAGTTGATTTTGGTAGAGAAAATTAGGGCTTAGGTTGTATTGATATGAGAGGATGGGAAAAGTGTGTACAGCGGAGTGTAAAAACCAATTCGCTCCTGTTTTGAGTTTGACAATAAAAGTGTGATTTTTGCCTTTCTCTTTGCCTCCCCTCCTCCGCATTTATGAATTATAAtttatctttcttcttctcgaCTTCCATATCCATTTAAATAATTAACTTGAAGAGAGAGACCAGAAAATGATTTAGCTCCAAAACTCAAcccattatttattttatttttgagatGCTAAGCAAGGGAGATGAGAGCTGGGGATTGAGAATCAAGTTGGTGGGTTGAGATTAGGGCTCCGAGAAAAAGCTAGTATTGTTTGAAGTTGCTAGCCAAATTAACATTTCAATCATTTAGCTAGCTACAATTGAAGAAAATTGGGAtttcatcataaaaccaattggcaatataagaGTAGAGCAACATCTTATAAGCCTTTGCAACGTTTCTTTTTTCTCCGATATGAAACTCTTTTAACTTCACATCATCACACGCTCCCTCAtatgtggcgaattttcaagtcaAACACATAGACAACACGAATTAGGTGATGTGGAGGGCTGTTGAGCTTCACACATAGGCCAACTTACTCTGATACAATGAAGAAATTTGAGTTTCTACTATAAAATCAGTTAGCAATATGTAGAGTTGCCCTACCTCTTTTAAGTCTTTGCACGATTTCTCCTTTCACATGTGCTCCACATCACAAAAAAATCCCCACCCATGAGCGGGCATTTGAAGATATAAAAGTAAAAAGGTCCCACCTTACAAATACTTATAAAGAGTTGAGTTACTGCCTATAGTAAAATCTCAAATTACCAAAGGAggtgtcaaattttaaacatcaaaatgatttttaatgGCTTATGTGACAATTTGACATTTTATACAATATTTTGCTTCACCCGATATGTTAAATAATaacgtctttttttttttttatgcaaagAAATTCATTAAAGCACGAAACCTCTAGTACAACCGTTTCCAATACAATCAAAATTAAAGGCAGGAAGAGCAACATCAAGTAAACAGAAATCCCAATAATGAGGATTCTAGAGGGAGAGGCCAAGGTGAGCTAAAGCATCCGCAACAAAGGTTGCTTCCCTGAAAATGTGCTTCCAATTAACATGACTAAAAGACCGAGTTAGGATACGAATATCATTGATTATAGAGCTGACTCTCCAAGGAATCCCCCAGTGACCTTGCACAACTTCAATGATGAGTTTAGAGTCCTCATCCACCATCACTTTGGTGAAACCCTTGCGCCTAGCACACTGGAGCCCTTCTCGCAAACCCATCGCTTCTGCTACCGAAATAGTAATGCCATCAAGGTTAAGATCCCCCGCCCCAATCACCTGTGAATTACTGTTACGGAGCACAAAGGCAGCAGCAGCACAGTTGTTTGAAACTGAACCATCAAAATCGAGTTTAATCATATCATGCCGGTCAGGAGGATGCCATTTAATAAAGGAAGAGATAGGTAAAGCCTCCTTGGAGTCACACTTCCCATTAGCCTTGAAAAAAGCCGAACCAACACTACCGGTGATAGAAACACAACGCGCCGTGATCGGGGGCACACTTCTGAACACCAAGTTATTTCTTTCCATCCAGATTTGCCAGCAGTTCAGAATTACTTTACTAAGATTAGAAAGGCCGTCTTTGTCATTAGAACTTAAGGATTccatccaataaaaaaaaaaattatcattagTACTTATGTTACCATTATTAAAACTACCAAGAGTTAAGCCCCAAACTTTAGTAGCAAAAACACAATTACAAAAGAGATGACATTGATCTTCTTTGATTGTATTACATAACGGACATAACTCATCAATGTTTTTAACAAAACAACTTAAGCGTTTTTTGGTTTGCAATCTTTCCTGAATCATAAGCCAAGCAAACATTTTAAGCTTAAGAGCAATAGTTAGCTTCCACATTTTCTTTAACAAAGTAAGGCGATTACTAGAGTGATTGTTCCGATTTTGTAGCCAGGTAGCAGACTTAATAGAAAAGCTTCCATTATTGGTTAAGCCCAAACTTAACTTGTCATTCGACTCCTGTAAAGGGACGGGAATGCAACAAATTTTTCTAATGATGTCATCATCAACTACAGTAGCTAATTTAATACTATCCCAACTATTATGAACTATAAAGTTGCTTACTTTAAGATTCCAATCAATATTATTCCTATCATTCATGGGATTAAATGAAAAAGGGCGTAAGGAAAAACCCAATGATGGGTCTAGAAGAGTATGTCTTCACCATTACCCACAATCAATCTCATTCCCTCATGCATGATGTTTTTATTAGAAATAATGTCTTTCCAAGCAAGTGAGTAGTTTTGTTTAATCTTCGAATTTAAAAAATCGATCTTACGTAAGTATTTACTTTTGACTATTTCAGCCCACCAATTTTCTTTGTTGGTTAAAACTTTCCAACCTAATTTGGCTAAACAAGCATTGTTAAAATGATCAATCCGTTTGATTCCTAAACCACCCTGATTCTTTGGAGAACAAACCTTTTTCCAAGCCATTGTTTTGAGTTTAGTATTTCTCCCCCAAAAGAAATCTTTGCATTCTTTATCAATTTTAGTTGTTAAATAATAATgtcatttaataaatttttttatccttTTATGGGGTCCAATAATTGAGACAGCCAATCAAATACTTGAATAACATACTCTTCAAATCACATCGATCTTGAAGTGGGCGGAATTGGAGATGCTATTAACTTGAGGCTTACATTCTTTTATGGCTTTCCAGTTGAAGCTGATCAATACAAGTCATGGGAGTTGCTTTGTCGACTTAAGGAGAATTTGGTTTTACCATGGTGTTGTTTAGAAGATTTTAATGAAGTTCTCCAAGCCATTGAACAGGACGGTGGTGATGCACGTAGCGAAAGGCAAATGGAAGGGTTTTGGAATGCATAGAGGAATTGTGCTCTGAAAGATATGGGCTTTGTAGGTAACAAGTTCACTTGGGCAACGACGAGGGGTGGCGATATCAAGGTTTGATTAGATCAAGCGCTAGCTAAACAAGATTGGTTAGACTTATTTATGAGGTTTAAAGTTGTTCATTTGAAGCCTACATCTACGACCATATATCGATCTTGTTGGAGTGGGAGGTAAGGAAATGAGCCAAGTTTAAGAAGAGTTTTAGGTACGAAGATGAGTGGTCAGTGCGAGATGGTTGCGAGACAGCAGTAAAAGAATGATGGTCTACAAACTGTGTAGGGTCTCTTATGTTTCAAGTTGTCGAAACGATTAAGGCCACATGGGTACAATTGCTAAAATGGGTTAGGAGTACTGAGCGATCCATTCCTGGGAAGATTGTCGAGACGGAAGATAAACTACATGCCTTCTTTGGTAAGCCTTTCACGGACACTATTATTGCTCAAAGGCACGAGTTGTATATTGTTTACACTTGCTATTGGcacaagaagaggagttctagTGTCAACAGTCCAAAGAGAATTGGTTGAGTCTTGGTGATCAAAATACAagatattttcatcaaaaggcTTTTCGACGACAATGAAGTAATGGGCTATATGGATTGTTTGATGAAGTTGGGTAGTGGCATGAAAGTAAGGACGGTATGTCTTTGGTAATAGTGAATTATTTTCAGAAATTGTTTGATTCCACGGGCGAGGTGGATGCGTCGATAGTTCTTTGTACAGTTTCACCAAAAGTGATGGTTGAGATGAATCAGGGCCTCTTGGTACCGTTTTTTGAAGACGAGATCAAGACTGCCCTATTTCA
The nucleotide sequence above comes from Malus sylvestris chromosome 16, drMalSylv7.2, whole genome shotgun sequence. Encoded proteins:
- the LOC126609250 gene encoding uncharacterized protein LOC126609250; its protein translation is MERNNLVFRSVPPITARCVSITGSVGSAFFKANGKCDSKEALPISSFIKWHPPDRHDMIKLDFDGSVSNNCAAAAFVLRNSNSQVIGAGDLNLDGITISVAEAMGLREGLQCARRKGFTKVMVDEDSKLIIEVVQGHWGIPWRVSSIINDIRILTRSFSHVNWKHIFREATFVADALAHLGLSL